The Methylacidimicrobium sp. B4 genome contains a region encoding:
- a CDS encoding PDZ domain-containing protein, translating into MGLRGEGERPSAAPDPPGSADPPHRSGWAWAGWRVVIAALLSVVCALPLYGQEAKPLATTPPIAEAFPLVQQGTEVHAGCPLALNEYVILSPREVLRCFYVKAQRPAASAEKGESSEGGAPSGRHHGGGMGGMGGMGGGGMGMGGGGMRGRHGGMSGGGGGTEGRGGQEANRKALWTSVDAFREALAGLDGSDVRLVFAPPPAAPSAQTAKPDGAEHPKTDSAHGRVRDEPLVLPLGLLLGELEAGPTVLAVEARSAGAEAGLRSGDRIVSLDGRSCAKRLSALLDLYREAKSRGGSSVSVEAERGEARLTLVVPLPPRLGGSILDAP; encoded by the coding sequence ATGGGTCTCCGCGGAGAAGGCGAGCGTCCTTCTGCGGCCCCCGATCCCCCGGGGTCAGCCGATCCTCCGCATCGCTCTGGATGGGCCTGGGCCGGCTGGAGAGTTGTCATTGCTGCTCTTCTGTCCGTCGTCTGTGCTCTCCCCCTGTATGGGCAGGAGGCAAAGCCGCTGGCCACGACCCCGCCAATCGCGGAAGCCTTTCCGCTGGTCCAGCAAGGTACGGAGGTCCATGCCGGCTGTCCCCTGGCGCTCAACGAATACGTGATTCTTTCGCCCCGGGAGGTTCTCCGCTGCTTTTACGTGAAAGCCCAGCGCCCAGCGGCAAGCGCGGAGAAAGGGGAATCCTCGGAGGGAGGCGCCCCTTCGGGCAGGCACCATGGAGGAGGGATGGGTGGCATGGGCGGGATGGGAGGAGGCGGGATGGGCATGGGGGGAGGCGGCATGAGGGGCAGGCATGGCGGAATGAGCGGCGGGGGAGGCGGAACTGAGGGAAGGGGTGGCCAAGAGGCGAACCGGAAGGCTCTTTGGACTTCGGTCGATGCATTTCGGGAGGCGCTCGCGGGCCTGGACGGATCCGACGTGCGGCTGGTCTTTGCCCCGCCTCCCGCGGCCCCCTCCGCCCAGACAGCCAAACCGGACGGGGCCGAACACCCCAAGACGGACTCCGCGCACGGACGAGTCCGAGACGAGCCCCTGGTTCTGCCATTGGGCCTGCTGCTGGGCGAGCTGGAAGCGGGACCGACCGTGCTCGCGGTCGAAGCCAGGAGCGCGGGAGCCGAAGCGGGTCTTCGCTCGGGGGACCGGATCGTCTCCCTCGACGGCCGGTCCTGCGCCAAGCGTCTGTCCGCCTTGTTGGATCTCTATCGCGAGGCAAAATCGCGGGGAGGTTCGTCGGTCTCCGTCGAGGCGGAGCGGGGAGAGGCGCGGCTTACGCTTGTCGTGCCTCTGCCGCCCCGGCTCGGGGGAAGCATCCTCGACGCACCCTAG
- a CDS encoding TonB-dependent siderophore receptor, translated as MRARKYSAACFACLALLASVRAQESQRTDPPDPLASVKAEPSAPPAAAASPQLPEIVVTAEEERPTPPAQEVTSVYGPDLSVLDTPRDVLPVSREELDTVMAQQVNDLVAFSPSVNPTQATGNVVSEPVVRGLPATAFRNGMLVGFSSGGNWGPLLNFNADDSLDVLTGPVSIVYGPQEFAGGYVDEVTKQPFFDRFRGNAYYTLGMYDTNLWNIDIGGPIGKEKKLAYRLDYFGQEGYAPYNYYDGSYLNRECAYLALSWKPTEEVRVDWNGEFNQNSFLPYAGVTRPTQSLIDSGLYQSGSWIGYYTPPATAAQPFGQFHPGQGTPPPGSGYAIDWGPQVPISGRANLFNTPLDSSHQLYAVSQAIATIRLSDELTLVNNTLFEYFQANAAQPIPDPTWVVLPYGVDVADRLEIRWEPEKQSKSFWQSIDSGLAFRFLSDEEYSGSWHPTSNQADMSKPITPASASTIVPYALATSPAYANPFLTDIPIPGYPGEYYNVDNFASTQCNFWEISPFVQDILHFGEKASLFLGARVDAYFVNAQPPSGTPAQLIGPSYDATSTSALLPQVTASPTYRIFPWLSWYATYYFGQTTAQSIFGSFAPEFTSTYYHQTQTLYETGLKLSLLRDTLFLGLSAYAQSGFIPAFVLPGGTTPTVSADVQGVQLQGSYRPDRHFWANFGFNYMQGYENWTNTDGVGPTTFTPYPANVAAQYGLPVSQIVSLAPGIYPFIGFPKEYGNLMLTYKTDSGFGASFWAIEQGGQFLSYDYAVRAPAWYTLNASLFYAARHWEARIWFYNFTDNRYWIAGAPGFTPARTANLEYAALQMPFWMQAMIQVSF; from the coding sequence ATGAGGGCTAGAAAGTACTCCGCCGCCTGTTTCGCTTGCCTCGCCCTCCTGGCCTCTGTGAGGGCCCAGGAATCCCAAAGGACCGATCCGCCGGACCCTCTTGCAAGCGTCAAGGCGGAGCCGAGCGCACCTCCGGCGGCCGCTGCTTCCCCTCAGCTTCCCGAGATCGTTGTGACCGCCGAAGAGGAGCGGCCGACTCCTCCCGCCCAGGAAGTCACCTCGGTCTACGGACCCGACTTGTCGGTCCTGGATACCCCCCGCGATGTCCTGCCCGTCTCCCGGGAAGAGCTCGATACGGTGATGGCCCAGCAGGTCAACGACCTGGTCGCCTTCAGCCCCTCGGTCAATCCGACCCAAGCGACCGGGAACGTCGTGAGCGAGCCCGTCGTCCGCGGGCTTCCCGCGACCGCCTTCCGGAACGGGATGCTCGTCGGCTTCTCCAGCGGCGGAAACTGGGGCCCCCTGCTCAACTTCAACGCGGACGATTCGCTCGATGTCCTCACGGGGCCGGTGAGCATCGTCTATGGGCCTCAGGAGTTCGCTGGGGGATATGTCGACGAGGTAACCAAGCAGCCCTTCTTCGACCGCTTCCGGGGGAACGCCTACTACACCTTGGGCATGTATGACACCAACCTGTGGAACATCGACATCGGCGGCCCGATCGGCAAGGAAAAGAAGCTCGCCTACCGGCTCGACTACTTCGGGCAGGAGGGCTACGCGCCCTACAACTACTATGATGGCTCCTACCTGAATCGGGAGTGCGCCTATCTCGCCCTTTCTTGGAAGCCCACGGAGGAGGTTCGCGTCGACTGGAATGGGGAGTTCAATCAGAACTCCTTTCTGCCGTACGCCGGCGTCACCCGACCGACTCAGTCCCTCATCGACTCCGGACTCTACCAGAGCGGCTCCTGGATCGGGTATTACACCCCGCCGGCTACCGCGGCACAGCCCTTCGGCCAGTTCCATCCGGGTCAAGGGACGCCGCCGCCGGGCTCCGGATATGCGATCGACTGGGGACCCCAAGTCCCGATCAGTGGCCGGGCCAACCTCTTCAATACCCCGCTCGACTCCTCGCATCAGCTCTACGCGGTGAGCCAGGCGATCGCCACGATCCGACTGAGCGACGAGCTCACCCTCGTCAACAACACGCTCTTCGAGTATTTCCAGGCGAATGCCGCCCAGCCGATCCCGGATCCGACCTGGGTCGTCCTGCCCTACGGGGTCGATGTCGCCGATCGGCTCGAAATCCGCTGGGAGCCGGAGAAGCAGAGCAAAAGCTTTTGGCAGAGCATCGATAGCGGCCTCGCCTTCCGCTTCCTGAGCGACGAGGAGTATTCGGGGAGCTGGCATCCGACGAGCAACCAGGCCGATATGAGCAAGCCGATTACGCCCGCCTCCGCCTCCACGATCGTCCCCTATGCGCTCGCGACCAGCCCCGCCTATGCCAATCCGTTTCTTACGGACATTCCGATTCCGGGCTATCCGGGAGAGTATTACAACGTCGACAACTTCGCCTCGACCCAATGCAACTTCTGGGAGATCTCCCCCTTCGTCCAGGACATCCTCCACTTCGGAGAAAAGGCGAGCCTCTTCCTCGGCGCCCGTGTCGATGCCTACTTCGTGAACGCCCAACCGCCCTCCGGCACCCCGGCACAGCTCATCGGCCCGAGCTACGACGCGACCTCGACAAGCGCCCTTCTGCCGCAGGTCACCGCCAGCCCCACCTACCGGATCTTCCCTTGGCTTTCCTGGTATGCGACCTACTACTTCGGGCAGACGACCGCCCAATCGATCTTCGGCTCCTTCGCCCCGGAGTTCACCAGCACCTACTACCACCAGACCCAGACCCTCTACGAGACGGGCCTCAAGCTCTCTCTCCTCCGCGATACGCTCTTTCTCGGGCTTTCCGCCTACGCCCAGTCTGGATTCATTCCCGCCTTCGTCCTTCCGGGGGGCACAACCCCGACCGTTTCCGCCGATGTCCAAGGGGTGCAACTCCAGGGGAGCTACCGGCCGGACCGCCATTTTTGGGCGAACTTCGGATTCAACTACATGCAAGGGTATGAGAACTGGACGAACACCGACGGCGTCGGCCCGACCACCTTTACCCCCTACCCCGCAAACGTCGCCGCCCAGTACGGCCTGCCCGTCAGCCAGATCGTCTCCCTCGCCCCGGGCATCTATCCCTTCATCGGCTTTCCCAAGGAGTATGGCAACCTGATGCTCACCTACAAGACCGACTCGGGCTTCGGCGCCTCCTTTTGGGCGATCGAGCAGGGCGGCCAATTCCTCTCCTATGACTACGCCGTCCGGGCGCCGGCCTGGTATACCTTGAACGCGAGCCTCTTTTACGCCGCCAGGCACTGGGAGGCGCGGATCTGGTTCTACAACTTCACCGACAACCGCTACTGGATTGCGGGAGCGCCCGGCTTTACCCCCGCGCGCACCGCCAACCTCGAATATGCCGCCCTCCAGATGCCCTTCTGGATGCAGGCGATGATCCAGGTTTCGTTTTAG
- a CDS encoding cupin domain-containing protein has translation MNPVVESAELERIAVRGENDASVRWAGAFASCGGRGATQSSTIVYEIEPGGRLGWHTDATEETQYILSGSGELRMESGVYPLGPGSVFVIPTDVRHDLANTGQSTLRAVAFFAAAMFTQRFDDLMLPPRTHLLGTPNRSG, from the coding sequence ATGAACCCTGTCGTCGAGAGTGCGGAGTTGGAACGCATCGCCGTTCGCGGCGAGAACGATGCCTCTGTGCGTTGGGCCGGCGCGTTCGCATCGTGCGGCGGCCGCGGCGCCACCCAGTCCTCGACGATCGTGTACGAGATCGAGCCCGGGGGACGGCTGGGCTGGCATACGGATGCTACCGAAGAGACCCAATACATCCTCTCGGGCTCCGGGGAGCTGCGCATGGAGTCGGGCGTCTATCCCCTTGGCCCCGGCAGCGTATTCGTCATCCCGACCGACGTGCGCCACGACCTGGCCAATACGGGGCAAAGCACCTTACGGGCGGTCGCTTTTTTTGCGGCGGCGATGTTTACGCAACGCTTCGACGACCTCATGCTTCCCCCGCGCACTCATCTCCTCGGCACCCCCAACCGCTCCGGCTGA
- a CDS encoding dienelactone hydrolase family protein, translated as MQREVRSQWIDLESAAGSRFSGFLAQPSAPGSYPGILVFMEAFGVNRHIRNVAERLAQQGYRALAPDLYHRSASRWEGSYEDFTQALTHLRQVTIEGLSADVQGGYRWLSTGGCGAAVGAIGFCFGGRVAFLGSTVAPLRAAASFYGGGIAPDLLDRAKEVKAPLLLFWGGRDQHVPPEKARATADALRAAGKAFIEVSFSEAGHGFFCEERGSYDPEAARISWLLVQDFFGHHLRPS; from the coding sequence ATGCAAAGAGAGGTGCGTTCGCAGTGGATCGATCTGGAATCCGCCGCCGGAAGCCGGTTCTCGGGCTTCCTGGCCCAGCCCTCCGCTCCCGGATCCTATCCGGGAATCCTCGTCTTCATGGAGGCGTTCGGGGTCAACCGACATATTCGGAACGTCGCCGAGCGGCTCGCCCAGCAAGGCTATCGGGCACTCGCCCCGGATCTCTACCACCGGAGCGCCTCTCGCTGGGAGGGGAGCTATGAGGATTTCACGCAGGCGCTCACCCATCTTCGGCAGGTCACGATCGAGGGACTTTCGGCCGACGTGCAAGGCGGCTACCGGTGGCTGAGTACGGGCGGCTGCGGGGCGGCCGTGGGGGCGATTGGCTTCTGCTTCGGGGGCCGGGTGGCCTTCCTCGGCAGTACTGTGGCTCCGCTTCGCGCGGCCGCTTCCTTTTACGGCGGGGGGATCGCACCGGATCTCCTGGATCGAGCGAAGGAGGTGAAGGCCCCGCTTTTGCTCTTCTGGGGAGGACGCGACCAGCACGTGCCGCCGGAAAAGGCGCGGGCGACCGCCGACGCCCTTCGAGCTGCGGGCAAGGCGTTCATCGAGGTGAGCTTTTCGGAGGCGGGCCACGGCTTCTTTTGCGAGGAGCGGGGCAGCTATGACCCCGAAGCGGCGCGGATCTCCTGGCTGCTCGTCCAAGACTTTTTCGGCCACCACCTTCGGCCGAGCTAA
- a CDS encoding class I SAM-dependent methyltransferase, with the protein MRAQGKIDPENLLFRWCHSPPAISLSLLLLATAIGFGRPALFDSPRLAEEYDRKSAAQYEIGRELLSLLGISPGSSVLDLGCGTGQIASWASRIAGPKGKVLGIDPSPYRIALAERRARRGLAFAVAGSRDLPAFPSGSFDVVYLNYVLHWIDDRRQALREIRRILKPGGKLGISFEDTSRPSEIDEIIERSAKEVLGTLPPALFLATAPLGLAQLKEMLRQNGFRVLKVKVVESEDRAKTPAELLDFWRASSAGRFLSGVSPGQRQRIERRIIERLVARSGSDIRISGETLLLVAEREASRPTSGPSHHLKRRQAPAKNWQAPVSGQAGQ; encoded by the coding sequence ATGCGTGCGCAGGGGAAGATCGATCCGGAGAATCTCCTCTTTCGATGGTGCCACTCTCCTCCAGCCATTTCCCTCTCCCTTCTCCTGCTCGCGACCGCTATCGGGTTCGGCAGGCCGGCGCTCTTCGACTCCCCCCGCCTCGCCGAGGAGTACGACCGGAAGAGCGCCGCTCAGTACGAGATCGGCAGGGAGCTCCTCTCCCTTCTCGGCATCTCCCCGGGAAGCTCGGTCCTCGACCTGGGATGCGGTACGGGACAGATCGCCTCCTGGGCCTCCCGAATCGCTGGACCCAAAGGAAAGGTCCTGGGGATCGATCCCTCCCCCTACCGAATCGCGCTTGCCGAGCGGAGGGCGAGGAGGGGACTCGCCTTTGCCGTTGCCGGCTCTCGCGATCTTCCCGCTTTCCCTTCCGGCTCATTCGATGTCGTTTATCTCAATTACGTCCTCCACTGGATCGATGACCGGCGGCAAGCCCTCCGAGAGATCCGCCGGATCCTCAAGCCCGGGGGCAAGCTTGGGATCAGCTTCGAGGATACCAGCCGACCTTCGGAGATCGACGAGATCATCGAGCGATCGGCAAAGGAGGTTCTGGGAACGCTTCCCCCCGCGCTCTTCCTCGCCACAGCACCCCTCGGCCTCGCGCAGCTCAAGGAAATGCTCCGGCAGAATGGATTCCGGGTTCTCAAGGTGAAGGTCGTCGAGTCGGAGGATCGAGCCAAGACGCCCGCGGAGCTGCTCGACTTTTGGCGGGCCAGCAGCGCGGGGAGGTTTCTCTCGGGCGTCTCGCCGGGGCAGCGGCAACGGATCGAGCGCCGCATCATCGAACGGCTGGTGGCGCGCTCCGGTTCCGACATCCGGATTTCGGGCGAAACCCTTCTGCTCGTGGCGGAGCGGGAAGCGAGCCGACCAACAAGCGGCCCTTCCCATCACCTGAAAAGAAGGCAAGCGCCCGCTAAAAATTGGCAAGCCCCCGTTAGCGGCCAAGCGGGCCAGTGA
- a CDS encoding class I SAM-dependent methyltransferase yields MTQLNLDTRELAESYDRLSDSQFLFGKLLIERMGVRAGERVLDVGCGTGRLAEYISQVVGPTGTVLGIDPLPHRIEIALRRAKPGLAFAPGGSDDLGRFGDGAWDQVCLNSVFHWIERKAVALEEIHRILRPGGKLGIGTGEKDQPNPFRKIVEGAIISVMGTVPEGTRLSPFLLSAEEWRNLVTAAGFSVRLVESQLYTDFVEKAEDLIDFLRSSSFGNFLAGVPEEHQPAILEQIREGLERLRTVRGIERKFQRLLVVAERKA; encoded by the coding sequence ATGACTCAATTGAATCTGGATACCCGGGAGCTGGCAGAGAGCTACGACCGGTTGAGCGATTCGCAATTCCTCTTTGGGAAGCTCTTGATCGAGCGGATGGGGGTGCGAGCGGGAGAACGGGTCCTGGATGTCGGCTGCGGCACGGGCCGTCTTGCGGAATACATCTCCCAGGTCGTCGGGCCCACCGGCACAGTCTTGGGCATCGATCCCCTGCCGCACCGGATCGAGATCGCCCTGCGCCGGGCCAAGCCGGGCCTCGCCTTTGCGCCGGGGGGAAGCGACGACCTCGGCCGCTTCGGGGATGGTGCTTGGGACCAGGTCTGTCTCAATAGCGTCTTCCACTGGATCGAAAGGAAGGCGGTAGCCTTGGAGGAGATCCACCGGATTCTCCGGCCGGGCGGAAAGCTCGGAATCGGCACGGGCGAAAAGGACCAGCCCAACCCTTTTCGGAAGATCGTCGAGGGAGCCATCATTTCGGTGATGGGCACGGTTCCGGAGGGGACTCGGCTCTCCCCCTTTCTGCTTTCGGCGGAAGAATGGCGCAATCTCGTTACGGCGGCAGGGTTTTCGGTGCGCCTTGTGGAGAGCCAGCTGTACACCGACTTTGTCGAGAAGGCCGAGGATCTGATCGATTTTCTGCGCTCGAGCAGCTTCGGCAATTTTCTCGCCGGGGTTCCCGAGGAGCATCAACCGGCAATCCTGGAGCAGATTCGAGAGGGGTTGGAGCGGCTGCGGACCGTCCGCGGGATCGAGCGGAAGTTCCAACGCCTGCTCGTCGTCGCCGAGCGGAAGGCGTGA
- a CDS encoding TMEM175 family protein, with protein sequence MEKGRLEAFSDGVFAILITITVLELKAPDGVSLAALASVLPLFLNYLLSYVYLGIYWNNHHHLLKACGRINGAIMWANLHLLFWLSLFPFVTSWAGDHHSATLPTAVYGVILLAAAIAYFVLQHLIIHEQGCDSRLAAAIGRDQKGRLSVILYASAIGLSFLQASIAQAIYALVAMLWLVPDRRLARALEQG encoded by the coding sequence ATGGAAAAGGGCCGGCTCGAAGCCTTCAGCGACGGCGTCTTCGCCATCCTCATCACGATCACCGTGCTCGAGCTGAAGGCCCCAGATGGGGTGAGCCTCGCCGCGCTTGCTTCGGTTCTTCCGCTCTTTTTGAACTATCTGCTCAGCTACGTCTACCTCGGGATCTACTGGAACAATCACCACCATCTGCTCAAGGCTTGTGGAAGGATCAACGGAGCGATCATGTGGGCCAATCTCCATCTGCTATTCTGGCTTTCGCTCTTCCCCTTCGTCACCAGCTGGGCCGGAGACCACCATTCGGCGACGCTACCGACGGCCGTCTACGGGGTCATCCTGCTCGCGGCCGCGATCGCCTATTTCGTCCTCCAGCATCTGATCATCCACGAGCAGGGCTGCGATTCGCGGCTGGCCGCCGCGATCGGCCGGGATCAGAAGGGCAGGCTTTCGGTGATCCTCTATGCGTCGGCGATCGGCCTCTCGTTTCTTCAGGCGTCGATCGCGCAAGCGATCTACGCGCTGGTCGCCATGCTCTGGCTCGTTCCCGACCGCCGGCTGGCGCGCGCGCTGGAGCAGGGGTAA